In Micromonospora sp. WMMD980, the following are encoded in one genomic region:
- a CDS encoding 3-hydroxybutyryl-CoA dehydrogenase: MAREFTRVGVVGLGTMGAGIVEVFARNGLDVTAVEISDAALERGRTTLTGSTDRAVAKGKLAEGDRDALMSRVDFRVGLDALHDVDLVIEAVPEHLDLKQRIFAELDRVCTPDAILATNTSSLSVTEISVATTRPNQVIGIHFFNPAPVMKLVEVVRTVVTSAEVVADVEALCERLGKVDVTISDRAGFIANALLFGYLNHAVGMFEARYATREDIDAAMKLGCGLPMGPLALMDLIGLDTAYEILDTMYRRGGRDRRHAPAPLLKQMVTAGLLGRKSGRGFYTYERPGSPKVVADEHTPVAAEVALADGARVVAKVGVVGSGTMATGIIEVFAKAGYEVVSVTRGAEKSAKVCEAVKTSLNKGVVRGKLAETDRDAAMGRITWSATLEHLADVDLVVEAVVEELSVKKALFASLDEICKPGVVLATTTSSLPVIDVAMATQRPADVVGLHFFNPAPIMPLVEVVRTIRTSAETSATARAVCAAVGKTGVVCGDRSGFIVNALLFPYLNDAVKMLEASYSTADDIDYAMKLGCGYPMGPFELLDVVGLDVSLAIQRELYLELREPGFAPAPLLEHLVTAGYLGRKAGRGFRDHTNR, translated from the coding sequence GTGGCGCGCGAGTTCACCAGGGTTGGTGTGGTGGGTCTGGGCACCATGGGTGCCGGCATCGTCGAGGTGTTCGCCCGCAACGGTCTCGACGTGACCGCCGTGGAGATCTCCGACGCGGCGCTGGAGCGCGGCCGGACCACGCTGACCGGCTCCACCGACCGCGCCGTGGCCAAGGGCAAGCTCGCCGAGGGCGACCGGGACGCGCTGATGTCGCGGGTCGACTTCCGGGTCGGGCTGGACGCCCTGCACGACGTGGACCTGGTGATCGAGGCGGTGCCCGAGCACCTGGACCTGAAGCAGCGGATCTTCGCCGAGCTGGACCGGGTCTGCACGCCCGACGCCATCCTGGCCACCAACACGTCGTCGCTGAGCGTCACCGAGATCTCCGTCGCGACCACCCGGCCCAACCAGGTCATCGGCATCCACTTCTTCAACCCGGCCCCGGTGATGAAGCTGGTCGAGGTGGTCCGCACGGTGGTCACCTCGGCCGAGGTGGTGGCCGACGTGGAGGCGCTCTGCGAGCGGCTCGGCAAGGTCGACGTGACCATCAGCGACCGGGCCGGCTTCATCGCCAACGCGCTGCTCTTCGGCTACCTGAACCACGCCGTCGGCATGTTCGAGGCCCGCTACGCCACCCGCGAGGACATCGACGCCGCCATGAAGCTCGGCTGCGGCCTGCCCATGGGCCCGCTGGCGCTGATGGACCTGATCGGCCTGGACACCGCCTACGAGATCCTCGACACCATGTACCGGCGCGGCGGCCGGGACCGCCGGCACGCCCCGGCCCCGCTGCTCAAGCAGATGGTCACCGCCGGACTGCTCGGCCGGAAGTCCGGCCGGGGCTTCTACACGTACGAGCGGCCGGGCTCGCCCAAGGTCGTCGCCGACGAGCACACGCCGGTCGCCGCGGAGGTCGCGCTCGCCGACGGTGCGCGCGTGGTCGCGAAAGTCGGTGTGGTCGGGTCCGGCACCATGGCCACCGGCATCATCGAGGTCTTCGCCAAGGCCGGCTACGAGGTCGTCTCGGTGACCCGGGGCGCGGAGAAGTCCGCCAAGGTCTGCGAGGCGGTCAAGACCTCGCTCAACAAGGGCGTGGTCCGGGGCAAGCTCGCCGAGACCGACCGGGACGCCGCGATGGGCCGGATCACCTGGTCCGCCACGCTGGAGCACCTCGCCGACGTCGACCTGGTGGTCGAGGCCGTGGTCGAGGAGTTGAGCGTCAAGAAGGCGCTGTTCGCCAGCCTGGACGAGATCTGCAAGCCGGGCGTGGTGCTCGCCACCACCACCTCGTCGCTGCCGGTGATCGACGTGGCGATGGCCACCCAGCGGCCCGCCGACGTGGTCGGCCTGCACTTCTTCAACCCGGCGCCGATCATGCCGCTGGTGGAGGTGGTCCGGACCATCCGCACCTCCGCCGAGACGTCGGCGACCGCCCGCGCGGTCTGCGCCGCGGTGGGCAAGACCGGCGTGGTCTGCGGCGACCGGTCCGGTTTCATCGTCAACGCGCTGCTCTTCCCGTACCTGAACGACGCGGTGAAGATGCTGGAGGCCAGCTACTCCACCGCCGACGACATCGACTACGCGATGAAGCTCGGCTGCGGCTACCCGATGGGCCCGTTCGAGCTGCTCGACGTGGTCGGCCTGGACGTCTCGCTGGCGATCCAGCGGGAGCTGTACCTGGAACTGCGCGAGCCCGGCTTCGCCCCGGCGCCGCTGCTGGAGCACCTGGTCACCGCCGGCTACCTGGGCCGCAAGGCCGGCCGGGGCTTCCGCGACCACACCAACCGCTGA
- a CDS encoding alpha/beta hydrolase: MRSARQTVQANGITQAVRVAGPSDGVPVLLVHGNVSSAAFWEPLLPRLPETLRVVAPDLRGYGETDTAPVDATRGLGDVADDVAALLDVPGLFAPGARPVVVGHSLGGGVVMRLLVDHPERVSGLLLAAPVSPYGFGGTRGLDGTPTTPDYAGTGAGGANPDFVARLAAGDRGADGPTSPRNVLRAAYVADPASLGEHEDLLLESMLTTATGDDNYPGTAVGSAHWPGTAAGRRGVLNALAPAHFRLADELVAVPVKPPVTWVRGDADVIVSDTSLFDLAYLGQLGIVPGWPGADACPPQPMVGQTRAVLDRYAAAGGAYREVALPGCGHSPHLERPTEFVAELLALAGVAAPA, translated from the coding sequence ATGCGGAGCGCGCGGCAGACGGTCCAGGCCAACGGCATCACCCAGGCGGTCCGGGTGGCCGGCCCCTCCGACGGCGTGCCGGTGCTGCTGGTGCACGGCAACGTCTCGTCGGCGGCCTTCTGGGAACCGCTGCTGCCCCGGCTGCCCGAGACGCTCCGGGTCGTCGCCCCCGACCTGCGCGGCTACGGCGAGACCGACACCGCCCCGGTCGACGCCACCCGAGGGCTCGGTGACGTCGCCGACGACGTGGCCGCCCTGCTCGACGTCCCCGGGCTGTTCGCGCCCGGCGCCCGACCGGTCGTGGTCGGGCACTCGCTGGGCGGCGGGGTGGTGATGCGGCTGCTGGTCGACCACCCGGAGCGGGTGTCCGGGCTGCTGCTGGCGGCGCCCGTCTCGCCGTACGGCTTCGGCGGCACCCGCGGCCTCGACGGCACCCCCACCACGCCCGACTACGCCGGCACCGGGGCGGGCGGCGCGAACCCCGACTTCGTGGCCCGGCTCGCCGCCGGTGACCGGGGCGCCGACGGCCCGACCAGCCCGCGCAACGTGCTGCGCGCCGCCTACGTGGCCGACCCGGCGTCGCTCGGCGAGCACGAGGACCTGCTGCTGGAGAGCATGCTGACCACCGCCACCGGGGACGACAACTACCCCGGCACCGCGGTCGGCTCGGCCCACTGGCCGGGCACCGCCGCCGGGCGCCGCGGCGTGCTCAACGCGCTGGCCCCGGCCCACTTCCGGCTCGCCGACGAGCTGGTCGCCGTACCGGTCAAGCCGCCCGTGACCTGGGTGCGCGGCGACGCGGACGTGATCGTCTCGGACACCTCGCTGTTCGACCTGGCGTACCTCGGTCAGCTCGGGATCGTGCCCGGCTGGCCCGGCGCGGACGCGTGCCCGCCGCAGCCGATGGTCGGCCAGACCCGCGCGGTGCTGGACCGGTACGCGGCGGCCGGCGGCGCCTACCGGGAGGTGGCGCTGCCGGGCTGCGGGCACAGCCCGCACCTGGAGCGGCCGACCGAGTTCGTGGCCGAGCTGCTGGCGCTCGCCGGGGTGGCCGCGCCCGCCTGA
- a CDS encoding SigE family RNA polymerase sigma factor, translating into MTFEEYVGSRGPALLRLARLLTGDAHRAEDLTQDVLARAYVHWRRIARADRPDVYVRRMLVNANNSWWRRRSSRELAVDTFAERPQRGDLDGEAADRDEMWRLIRALPDRQRAVLVLRYYEDLDDHTIAQILDCSPVTVRTHAMRALAHLRERCGVPTTKGSRP; encoded by the coding sequence GTGACCTTCGAGGAGTACGTCGGCAGCCGGGGCCCGGCCCTGTTACGCCTGGCCCGGCTGCTGACCGGCGACGCGCACCGCGCCGAGGACCTGACCCAGGACGTGCTGGCCCGCGCGTACGTGCACTGGCGGCGGATCGCCCGCGCCGACCGGCCCGATGTCTACGTGCGCCGGATGCTGGTCAACGCCAACAACTCCTGGTGGCGGCGGCGCTCCAGCCGCGAGCTGGCGGTCGACACGTTCGCCGAACGGCCCCAGCGGGGCGACCTCGACGGCGAGGCGGCCGACCGGGACGAGATGTGGCGGCTGATCCGTGCCCTGCCGGACCGCCAGCGTGCCGTGCTCGTGCTGCGCTACTACGAGGATCTGGACGACCACACCATCGCCCAGATCCTCGACTGCTCCCCGGTCACCGTCCGCACCCACGCGATGCGGGCGCTCGCCCACCTCCGGGAGCGCTGCGGCGTCCCGACGACCAAGGGGAGCCGGCCGTGA
- a CDS encoding alpha/beta hydrolase, translating into MSTAIRASSILPGRREDIELHTADGLTLVGELARPLDRAPVGTLICLHPLPTHGGMMDSHVFRKAAWRLPALADLAVLRFNTRGTSSVRGTSEGAFDNAVGERFDVAAAIEYAEFHELPNIWLVGWSFGTDLVLKHGCDPAVAGAILLSPPLRFSAPEDLTVWASSGRPLTALVPEFDDYLRPEEARRRFAAIPQAEVVGVDGAKHLWVGDAERVLDEVVRRVAPAVPLPLPTTWDGPMETGDVSSYADRTVAAFADTPVPGPAQRSAE; encoded by the coding sequence GTGAGCACTGCGATTCGCGCGTCGTCGATCCTGCCCGGCCGGCGGGAGGACATCGAGCTGCACACCGCCGACGGCCTGACGCTCGTCGGCGAGCTGGCCCGGCCGCTGGACCGCGCGCCGGTCGGCACGCTGATCTGCCTGCACCCGCTGCCCACCCACGGCGGAATGATGGACAGCCACGTGTTCCGCAAGGCGGCCTGGCGACTGCCCGCGCTGGCCGACCTGGCCGTGCTCCGGTTCAACACCCGGGGCACCAGCAGCGTCCGGGGCACCAGCGAGGGGGCGTTCGACAACGCCGTCGGCGAGCGGTTCGACGTGGCCGCCGCGATCGAGTACGCCGAGTTCCACGAACTGCCGAACATCTGGCTGGTGGGCTGGTCGTTCGGCACCGACCTGGTGCTCAAGCACGGCTGCGACCCGGCGGTGGCCGGCGCGATCCTGCTCTCCCCGCCGCTGCGCTTCTCCGCCCCGGAGGACCTGACGGTCTGGGCCTCCTCGGGCCGACCGCTCACCGCCCTGGTGCCGGAGTTCGACGACTACCTGCGCCCCGAGGAGGCTCGGCGGCGGTTCGCCGCGATTCCGCAGGCCGAGGTGGTCGGCGTGGACGGCGCCAAGCACCTCTGGGTCGGCGACGCGGAGCGGGTGCTCGACGAGGTCGTCCGGCGGGTCGCCCCGGCCGTGCCGCTGCCGCTGCCGACGACCTGGGACGGCCCGATGGAGACCGGCGACGTCAGCTCCTACGCCGACCGCACGGTGGCCGCGTTCGCCGACACTCCGGTCCCCGGCCCGGCCCAGCGCAGCGCCGAGTAG
- the nucS gene encoding endonuclease NucS, with protein MRLVIAKCSVDYVGRLSAHLPPATRLLMVKADGSVSIHADDRAYKPLNWMSPPCRLEEAPGVWRVVNKAGEELRITLEEIFQDTSYELGVDPGLRKDGVEAHLQELLAANPGTLGEGYTLVRREYMTAIGPVDLLCRDADAGAVAVEVKRRGEIDGVEQLTRYLELMNRDPLLAPVTGVFAAQEIKPQARVLATDRGIRCVVVDYDKLRGIERDELTLF; from the coding sequence GTGCGGTTGGTCATTGCGAAGTGCTCGGTGGACTATGTCGGACGGCTCTCGGCTCACCTGCCGCCGGCCACCCGGCTGCTCATGGTCAAGGCGGACGGCTCGGTGTCGATCCACGCGGACGACCGGGCCTACAAGCCGTTGAACTGGATGAGCCCGCCGTGCCGGCTGGAGGAGGCGCCCGGCGTGTGGCGGGTGGTCAACAAGGCGGGCGAGGAGCTGCGCATCACCCTGGAGGAGATCTTCCAGGACACCTCCTACGAGCTGGGGGTCGACCCCGGCCTGCGCAAGGACGGCGTCGAGGCGCACCTGCAGGAGTTGCTCGCCGCCAACCCGGGGACGCTGGGCGAGGGCTACACGCTGGTCCGCCGGGAGTACATGACCGCGATCGGCCCGGTCGACCTGCTCTGCCGGGACGCCGACGCCGGCGCGGTCGCGGTCGAGGTGAAGCGGCGCGGCGAGATCGACGGGGTGGAGCAGCTCACCCGCTATCTGGAGCTGATGAACCGCGACCCGCTGCTCGCGCCGGTCACCGGCGTCTTCGCCGCGCAGGAGATCAAGCCGCAGGCGCGCGTGCTCGCCACCGACCGGGGCATCCGGTGCGTGGTGGTCGACTACGACAAGCTGCGCGGCATCGAGCGCGACGAGCTGACGCTGTTCTAG
- a CDS encoding DUF1540 domain-containing protein, with amino-acid sequence MTASLEMPRVQECAVRSCAYNHTNDCHAFAITIGSSDHAHCHTYVDMPVRGGIAQLTAQVGACSRSDCQHNSDLECHAPAITVGPDMDLADCMTYRSR; translated from the coding sequence ATGACCGCGTCGTTGGAAATGCCCCGGGTCCAGGAGTGCGCCGTCCGGTCCTGCGCCTACAACCACACGAACGACTGCCACGCATTCGCCATCACGATCGGCAGCAGCGACCACGCGCACTGCCACACCTACGTGGACATGCCGGTGCGCGGTGGCATCGCGCAGTTGACCGCCCAGGTGGGCGCCTGCTCACGCTCCGACTGCCAGCACAACTCCGACCTGGAGTGCCACGCACCGGCCATCACCGTCGGCCCGGACATGGACCTGGCCGACTGCATGACCTACCGCAGCCGCTGA
- a CDS encoding AI-2E family transporter: MKVEASEFEPGEFEPSGRFGVPGRPLRRNSFLVGFTGALGVLLAYAVFLGVRNAAGILVLVVIALFLAVGLHPAVVRLRGWGVPHGLAVAVVTLTVVLLIVGGLLALVPPVVTQSGQFVQQLPGYVEDLRRNPTVNDLVVRYDVMERVRSAANADTIGRALGGVLGGAQLIFGTIFRVLTVLVLTIYFLAYFDKLRSLGYALVPRSRRERVRLIGDEILTRVGAYMVGALAIAVLAGVSTFVFAMVVGLPYPFALAVVVAVTDLIPQIGATLGAVVVTLVGLATDLPVGIACLVFFVVYQQVENYLLYPKIMRRAVSVNEVAALLAALLGVSLLGVVGALIAIPTVAALQLILREVVLPRQDAR; this comes from the coding sequence GTGAAGGTCGAGGCGAGCGAGTTCGAGCCGGGCGAGTTCGAGCCGTCGGGGCGCTTCGGCGTGCCGGGGCGGCCGCTGCGGCGCAACAGTTTCCTGGTCGGTTTCACCGGCGCGCTCGGCGTGCTGCTGGCGTACGCCGTCTTCCTGGGCGTCCGCAACGCGGCCGGCATCCTGGTCCTGGTGGTGATCGCGCTCTTCCTGGCGGTCGGCCTGCACCCGGCGGTGGTCCGGTTGCGCGGCTGGGGAGTGCCGCACGGGTTGGCCGTGGCGGTGGTGACGCTGACCGTGGTGCTCTTGATCGTGGGTGGGCTGCTCGCGCTGGTGCCCCCGGTGGTGACCCAGTCCGGGCAGTTCGTCCAGCAGCTACCCGGCTACGTCGAGGACCTGCGCCGCAACCCCACGGTCAACGACCTGGTGGTCCGCTACGACGTCATGGAGCGGGTCCGGTCGGCGGCGAACGCCGACACGATCGGCCGGGCGCTCGGCGGCGTGCTCGGCGGGGCGCAACTGATCTTCGGCACGATCTTCCGGGTGCTGACCGTGCTGGTGCTGACGATCTACTTCCTGGCCTACTTCGACAAGCTGCGCAGCCTCGGGTACGCGCTGGTGCCCCGCTCGCGCCGGGAGCGGGTGCGGCTGATCGGCGACGAGATCCTCACCCGGGTCGGCGCGTACATGGTCGGCGCGCTGGCCATCGCGGTGCTGGCCGGGGTGAGCACGTTCGTGTTCGCGATGGTGGTCGGCCTGCCGTACCCGTTCGCCCTGGCCGTGGTGGTGGCGGTGACCGACCTGATCCCGCAGATCGGCGCGACCCTGGGCGCGGTGGTGGTGACCCTGGTCGGCCTCGCCACCGACCTGCCGGTGGGCATCGCCTGCCTGGTGTTCTTCGTGGTCTACCAGCAGGTGGAGAACTACCTGCTCTACCCGAAGATCATGCGACGGGCGGTGTCGGTCAACGAGGTGGCCGCGTTGCTCGCGGCGCTGCTCGGGGTGTCCCTGCTGGGCGTGGTGGGCGCGCTGATCGCCATCCCGACGGTGGCCGCCCTGCAGTTGATCCTGCGCGAGGTGGTGCTGCCCCGGCAGGACGCGCGCTGA
- a CDS encoding DUF4126 domain-containing protein: MLEVLTGSGLAASAGLNAYIPLMLMGLLARYTNLIELPSGWQWLGNGWVLLILAVLLAVEVVADKVPVVDHVNDMVQTVVRPTAGGLAFGAGSGSETVTVSDPDTFFSTHQWVPVVVGVLIALGVHLLKAAARPVINATTAGFGAPVASTAEDATSVVMSVVAILLPVLVLVFAVGLVAFVAWLFRRRGERRRERAAARAAGFRV, from the coding sequence GTGCTCGAAGTCCTCACCGGTTCCGGTCTCGCCGCCTCGGCGGGCCTCAACGCCTACATCCCACTGATGCTGATGGGCCTGCTGGCCCGCTACACCAACCTGATCGAGCTGCCGAGCGGCTGGCAGTGGCTGGGCAACGGCTGGGTCCTGCTGATCCTCGCCGTGCTGCTGGCGGTCGAGGTGGTGGCCGACAAGGTGCCGGTGGTCGACCACGTCAACGACATGGTGCAGACCGTGGTCCGGCCGACCGCCGGCGGTCTGGCGTTCGGCGCCGGGTCCGGCTCGGAGACGGTGACGGTCAGCGACCCGGACACGTTCTTCTCCACCCACCAGTGGGTGCCGGTGGTGGTCGGCGTGCTCATCGCGCTCGGCGTGCACCTGCTCAAGGCCGCCGCGCGGCCGGTCATCAACGCGACCACGGCCGGCTTCGGCGCGCCGGTGGCGAGCACCGCCGAGGACGCCACCAGCGTGGTCATGTCGGTGGTGGCGATCCTGCTGCCGGTGCTGGTGCTGGTGTTCGCGGTCGGCCTGGTGGCGTTCGTCGCCTGGTTGTTCCGCCGACGCGGGGAACGCCGCCGGGAACGCGCGGCCGCCCGGGCGGCCGGCTTCCGCGTCTGA
- a CDS encoding FHA domain-containing protein: MEEHPELMPLLTVSGGAMRGLSFRVGRGVQVIGRAPTADVVLADPHLSRRHASVQATGEGVLLTDLGSTNGTWLNDRRITGSVPISDGDVVRLGRTDLRLYDPGVARTDPVGMSFGQPRRDQRPTLPLPVPAQRQPIEAREAQPVDAG; the protein is encoded by the coding sequence ATGGAGGAGCATCCTGAGCTGATGCCGTTGCTGACGGTGTCGGGTGGGGCGATGCGCGGGCTCAGTTTCCGGGTCGGGCGGGGCGTGCAGGTGATCGGCCGGGCGCCGACCGCCGACGTCGTGCTCGCCGACCCGCACCTGAGTCGCCGACACGCCAGCGTCCAGGCCACCGGTGAGGGGGTGCTGCTCACCGATCTCGGCTCCACCAACGGCACCTGGCTCAACGACCGGCGGATCACCGGCAGCGTGCCGATCTCCGACGGCGACGTGGTCCGACTCGGCCGCACCGACCTGCGCCTCTACGACCCGGGCGTGGCCCGCACCGATCCGGTCGGGATGAGCTTCGGCCAGCCCCGCCGCGACCAGCGGCCCACCCTCCCGCTGCCCGTGCCGGCGCAACGGCAGCCGATCGAGGCACGTGAGGCCCAGCCGGTCGACGCCGGCTGA